The Juglans regia cultivar Chandler chromosome 2, Walnut 2.0, whole genome shotgun sequence genome includes a window with the following:
- the LOC108981154 gene encoding uncharacterized protein LOC108981154 has protein sequence MGQITTYRASVYYLSINKLCTRLGCHRQFLHLLLLIILRNNPMCTCGKLDSLRTSNTPTNSGRSFFGCPKDYHTSTISNGSIAVRKEKKEFVKIEIELLRKEEELRKKE, from the exons ATGGGGCAGATAACTACATACAGAGCAAGTGTGTACTATTTATCAATCAACAAACTATGCACAAG ATTAGGATGTCATCGTcagtttcttcatcttctcttgcTAATCATACTTCGGAACAACCCAATGTGCACTTGTGGGAAGCTCGATTCACTTAGAACATCGAATACGCCAACAAATTCGGGGCGATCATTCTTTgggtgtccaaa GGATTACCACACTTCAACTATTTCAAATGGGTCGATAGCagtgaggaaagagaaaaaagaatttgTGAAGATAGAAATTGAGTTGTTAAGAAAGGAGGAAGAGCTtcgaaaaaaagaataa